One window of the Leptospira ryugenii genome contains the following:
- a CDS encoding MarR family EPS-associated transcriptional regulator: MIEDKKYRILKLLEENPYLSQREVSDLMGLSLGKTNYVINALIEKGLLKIKNFRNNKNKIAYAYLLTPQGLEEKARLTLEFFEVKKREYEELKNEVENIRKNKQNFETGIGPHETDF, translated from the coding sequence GTGATTGAAGATAAAAAATACAGAATACTAAAACTATTAGAGGAAAATCCTTATCTTTCGCAAAGGGAGGTTTCCGATTTGATGGGCTTGAGTTTAGGGAAAACCAATTATGTAATCAATGCCCTCATCGAAAAAGGTTTACTCAAGATAAAGAATTTTAGGAATAACAAGAATAAAATTGCCTATGCTTATCTATTAACGCCTCAAGGGCTTGAAGAAAAAGCGAGATTGACCCTTGAATTCTTTGAAGTGAAGAAAAGGGAGTATGAAGAGTTGAAAAATGAAGTAGAAAATATTAGAAAAAATAAACAAAACTTTGAAACAGGAATAGGACCTCATGAAACTGATTTCTGA
- the rfbC gene encoding dTDP-4-dehydrorhamnose 3,5-epimerase translates to MKITETSLNEVLVIEPKIWGDERGYFFESFREDLLESASRRFHWVQDNESKSNKGVLRGLHYQLPPFAQTKLVRVIKGRVLDVAVDIRKDSKQFGKHVSIELSEENKKQLLIPRGFAHGFLVLSEEAIFSYKVDNYYSKESERSIIWNDPSIGIDWQIPDTDLILSDKDKIGKTIQEADVFLTSHLYD, encoded by the coding sequence ATGAAGATTACAGAAACCAGCTTAAACGAAGTTTTAGTCATTGAACCTAAAATTTGGGGAGATGAAAGAGGATACTTTTTCGAGAGTTTTCGCGAAGATCTTTTGGAAAGCGCCAGTAGAAGATTCCATTGGGTCCAAGACAACGAATCAAAGTCAAACAAAGGTGTTTTACGCGGATTGCATTATCAACTCCCTCCATTTGCTCAAACAAAATTGGTGCGAGTGATCAAGGGTAGGGTTTTGGATGTAGCCGTGGATATTCGAAAAGATTCAAAGCAATTTGGAAAACATGTCTCAATTGAACTTTCTGAAGAAAATAAGAAACAATTGCTGATTCCAAGGGGTTTTGCACACGGCTTTTTAGTGTTAAGCGAAGAAGCTATATTCTCTTATAAAGTCGACAATTATTATTCAAAGGAATCGGAGAGGTCCATTATTTGGAACGATCCTTCCATTGGAATCGATTGGCAGATACCTGATACCGACTTGATTCTTTCTGATAAAGATAAAATTGGAAAAACTATTCAAGAGGCGGACGTATTTTTGACGAGTCACCTTTATGATTAA
- a CDS encoding ABC transporter permease, translating to MKLISDIHDFFLFLADLVKNRNLIFELARQDFKQRFASNILGVIWAFVNPLIQVSILWFVFSLGFRAQPVEDIPYIYWLLAGFFPWLHLSELILYGTNSIVEKPYLVKKIVFRVSTLPIIKIISISFIHLFFITFLSLLFVWINAGDNHIYKIQIIYFIFCTMVFSLAIIWITSAVVVFVRDMSQIVAISIQFGFWITPIFWSQKILPEKYQFIISLNPAAYIVQGYRDSLIGSVWFFERQFETVFFWGITSVLLIFGMILFRRMRTHFADVM from the coding sequence ATGAAACTGATTTCTGATATTCATGATTTCTTTCTGTTTCTTGCAGATCTTGTTAAGAATAGAAATCTTATTTTTGAATTGGCAAGACAAGACTTTAAGCAAAGATTTGCGAGCAACATACTTGGCGTAATCTGGGCGTTCGTCAATCCGTTGATTCAAGTATCGATCCTCTGGTTTGTGTTTAGCCTTGGCTTTAGGGCGCAACCAGTGGAGGATATACCTTATATATACTGGCTATTGGCTGGTTTTTTTCCTTGGTTGCATTTAAGCGAACTGATATTGTATGGAACAAACTCCATCGTGGAAAAGCCGTATCTAGTTAAGAAGATCGTATTTCGAGTCAGCACCCTTCCCATTATTAAGATAATCTCCATTTCTTTCATTCATTTATTTTTTATTACATTTCTTAGTTTGCTCTTTGTCTGGATTAATGCGGGCGATAATCACATTTATAAAATACAAATAATATATTTCATTTTTTGCACGATGGTTTTTAGTTTAGCTATTATCTGGATAACCTCGGCCGTAGTTGTGTTTGTGAGAGATATGAGTCAAATTGTTGCAATTTCTATACAATTTGGCTTTTGGATTACGCCAATATTTTGGAGCCAAAAAATTTTACCTGAGAAATACCAATTCATCATTAGTTTAAATCCGGCAGCCTATATAGTCCAAGGCTATCGCGATTCTCTAATAGGCAGTGTATGGTTTTTTGAAAGGCAATTTGAAACCGTTTTTTTCTGGGGAATTACTTCCGTTTTACTCATCTTCGGTATGATTTTATTCAGAAGGATGAGAACTCACTTTGCGGATGTTATGTAA
- the rfbA gene encoding glucose-1-phosphate thymidylyltransferase RfbA: MKGIILAGGSGTRLYPITRGVVKQLLPVYDKPMIYYPLSVLMLAGIREILIISTPMDTDRFREIFGDGSDLGLRIEYKIQPSPDGLAQAFLLGEEFLAGDDACLVLGDNIFYGHGFIDLLRNSVAKVKNEKRSVVFGYYVNDPERYGVVEFDAEGKALSIEEKPKVPKSNYAVVGLYFYTNDIVKVAKSIQPSHRGELEITSVNQIYLERGLLDVNVMGRGYAWLDTGTHESLLEASNFIEVIERRQGLKIACLEEIAFEMGYINKDKLLSLAEPLKKNQYGRYLIERANRKVISGLST; encoded by the coding sequence ATGAAAGGCATCATTCTTGCGGGTGGATCCGGCACCCGACTGTACCCCATTACTCGCGGCGTTGTCAAACAACTCCTGCCAGTGTACGACAAACCAATGATTTACTACCCTCTTTCGGTACTTATGCTTGCCGGGATTCGTGAAATACTCATCATCTCAACGCCTATGGACACAGATCGCTTCCGAGAGATTTTTGGAGACGGGAGTGATTTAGGATTGCGTATCGAATACAAAATACAACCCTCTCCAGACGGATTAGCGCAAGCATTTCTGTTAGGTGAAGAGTTCCTGGCTGGAGATGATGCTTGTTTGGTCTTAGGCGATAATATATTCTATGGGCATGGATTCATTGATTTACTTAGAAACTCGGTAGCCAAGGTTAAAAACGAAAAAAGGTCTGTTGTATTTGGATACTATGTAAACGATCCCGAACGTTATGGAGTTGTTGAATTCGATGCGGAAGGGAAGGCACTCTCTATAGAAGAGAAACCAAAAGTCCCCAAAAGCAACTATGCAGTAGTGGGATTGTATTTTTACACAAATGACATTGTCAAAGTAGCGAAATCAATTCAGCCTTCTCATCGAGGAGAGTTGGAGATAACGTCTGTAAACCAAATTTATTTGGAGCGTGGATTGCTCGATGTAAATGTGATGGGAAGAGGCTATGCATGGTTAGATACAGGTACACATGAAAGTTTGTTAGAGGCATCTAACTTCATTGAGGTGATCGAAAGAAGGCAGGGATTAAAGATTGCGTGTCTGGAAGAGATTGCCTTTGAGATGGGGTATATAAACAAAGATAAGCTACTTAGTTTGGCAGAGCCACTCAAGAAGAATCAGTATGGTAGATATTTAATCGAGCGTGCAAATAGAAAGGTAATAAGTGGTCTCTCGACATGA
- the rfbD gene encoding dTDP-4-dehydrorhamnose reductase has product MIKVLVTGASGQLGSEIREVSSRFRDQIEIVYLKREDLSLDDESSVSAFLKENQIQTIINAAAYTAVDLAEKEIESAELGNALIPEVLAKVCAKLNLRLIHISTDFVFNGESNRPLKETEKISPVSIYGKSKAKGEELVLAHLSNAVVIRTSWLYSKFGNNFMKTMMRLSKERKELRVIYDQIGTPTWARDLAVVCLCVVVNPAVSGIYHYSNEGVASWYDFAFDIVQAVNPSVKVFPIETKDYPTPARRPAYSVLDKSKIKEHLKIEIPHWRKSLELCLKEIN; this is encoded by the coding sequence ATGATTAAAGTATTAGTTACTGGAGCTAGCGGTCAACTGGGCTCTGAAATTAGAGAAGTTTCATCCAGATTTCGAGACCAAATTGAGATTGTTTATTTGAAACGCGAGGATTTGTCTCTCGATGATGAATCATCTGTCTCTGCATTCTTAAAGGAAAACCAAATCCAAACTATCATTAATGCGGCCGCATACACTGCTGTCGATTTAGCAGAAAAGGAAATAGAGAGTGCAGAACTAGGGAATGCATTGATACCAGAAGTTTTGGCAAAGGTATGTGCTAAACTTAACTTAAGACTCATTCATATCTCGACTGATTTTGTATTCAACGGTGAGTCAAACAGACCGTTAAAAGAAACAGAGAAAATTTCGCCAGTTTCCATCTATGGCAAAAGCAAAGCCAAGGGTGAGGAGTTAGTTTTAGCACATCTATCAAATGCAGTTGTCATAAGAACGTCTTGGCTCTATTCCAAATTTGGCAATAATTTTATGAAAACCATGATGCGGCTTTCTAAGGAAAGAAAAGAATTAAGAGTTATTTATGACCAAATTGGTACACCCACTTGGGCTCGTGATTTAGCGGTTGTTTGTTTATGTGTAGTAGTTAATCCTGCAGTATCAGGGATTTATCATTATTCTAATGAAGGAGTAGCAAGTTGGTATGATTTTGCATTCGATATTGTGCAAGCTGTTAACCCTTCTGTGAAAGTTTTCCCTATTGAAACAAAAGACTATCCAACTCCCGCTAGAAGACCAGCTTATTCAGTTTTAGATAAGTCAAAAATTAAAGAGCACTTAAAGATAGAAATTCCTCATTGGCGTAAGAGTTTAGAACTCTGTTTGAAAGAAATAAATTGA
- a CDS encoding MBOAT family O-acyltransferase, which yields MLFSSIYFLFRYLPIVVFFYFTTKKSFQNIFLLLASLFFYAWGGPKFALLMVASIVGNYFFGLLLGRKKSRAILILAVATNLLLLFFFKYLSFFTSQLNSLIPLPDRFYAFSQAIILPIGISFFTFQAMSYCIDIYQDKVVPQKNFINLALYISFFPQLIAGPIVRYIDINKEIEEREETFKDFQEGLERFIIGLSKKVLIANVFAKVADRAFGIPLGEQEFLYSLIGAFAYTFQIFFDFSGYSDMAIGLGRMFGFHFQENFRYPYSALSMKEFWRRWHISLSTWFRDYLYIPLGGNRGNIVSTGFNLLLVFTLCGLWHGANWTFLIWGLWHGLFLVLERSTFGELITRAPFFIQKVYTMFVIVVGWIFFRAESLRLAMDFFSSFGIFSNSSSSYTLRYLVSNEVVFIFLISVCISSERIVEKIRTILATRLSESLASFLRSAFLLVLLYLSSAKLALGTYNPFIYFRF from the coding sequence ATGTTATTTAGCTCAATTTACTTTTTGTTCAGGTATTTGCCGATCGTCGTATTCTTTTATTTTACAACGAAGAAATCGTTTCAGAATATTTTTCTTTTGTTGGCAAGTCTCTTTTTTTATGCTTGGGGTGGGCCAAAATTTGCACTCTTGATGGTTGCATCCATTGTAGGAAATTACTTTTTTGGTTTGTTGCTTGGTCGAAAAAAAAGCAGAGCAATTCTTATTCTGGCGGTCGCTACAAATTTGTTATTACTTTTCTTCTTTAAATACCTAAGCTTTTTTACATCCCAATTAAATTCGCTGATACCTCTCCCAGATAGATTTTATGCATTTAGCCAAGCAATTATTTTACCCATAGGAATTTCATTTTTTACATTCCAAGCAATGTCGTATTGCATCGACATTTACCAAGACAAAGTAGTACCGCAGAAAAATTTCATCAACTTGGCTCTTTATATTTCGTTTTTTCCTCAGTTGATCGCAGGTCCAATCGTCCGATACATAGATATTAACAAAGAGATAGAGGAAAGAGAGGAGACGTTCAAAGATTTTCAAGAAGGCTTAGAACGATTTATCATCGGTCTCTCGAAAAAAGTTTTGATTGCGAATGTATTTGCAAAGGTAGCAGATAGAGCCTTCGGAATACCTCTTGGAGAGCAAGAATTTCTCTATTCTTTAATAGGGGCCTTTGCTTATACTTTTCAGATATTTTTTGATTTTTCAGGTTACTCAGATATGGCGATCGGCTTAGGCCGGATGTTCGGTTTTCATTTTCAAGAGAACTTTCGTTATCCTTATTCTGCTTTAAGCATGAAGGAATTTTGGAGAAGATGGCACATTTCGCTGTCTACCTGGTTTAGAGATTACCTCTACATTCCCTTAGGTGGAAATCGCGGAAATATAGTTTCTACAGGTTTTAATCTGCTATTAGTCTTTACACTTTGCGGTTTATGGCACGGTGCAAATTGGACCTTCCTCATATGGGGTCTTTGGCACGGTTTGTTTTTAGTTCTGGAGAGATCTACTTTTGGTGAGCTAATCACGAGAGCACCATTTTTTATCCAAAAAGTTTATACTATGTTTGTTATTGTCGTTGGTTGGATTTTCTTTAGAGCAGAGTCATTAAGGTTGGCCATGGACTTTTTCTCTTCTTTTGGAATTTTCTCCAATAGTAGTTCAAGTTATACTCTCAGATATTTAGTTAGCAATGAAGTTGTGTTTATTTTTTTGATTTCAGTTTGTATATCAAGTGAAAGAATTGTGGAGAAAATACGAACGATTCTGGCAACTAGATTGAGCGAATCTCTGGCATCCTTCTTAAGGTCAGCTTTTTTACTTGTACTATTATATCTTTCCTCAGCAAAACTAGCATTGGGAACTTATAATCCATTTATTTATTTTAGATTTTAA
- a CDS encoding glycosyltransferase family 4 protein, which produces MLKIVKKLFAFIFKLGFLKSLWFRLSDLMASNVSYHSRQHLDLNAVVFQSYDVFEQFIKKVFFPEHKNILFNLKPFFLNLIGIYSREAKSPLQLHKDLVSLLLGNESKIGKKFSIPDVVTSDPVKRKKILFVSNMFPSVLHGGGLRIFDIIFHLSKDHDIYLLSSFFPENDKESFSYIKDKLKGHFFFHIGDIKVEYFRKWVKQNPNEIKDFDAIFLEYHKSLDLLETLRPYGKRIIFTYMECLSLSYYLRFVQTENWSKRYFADDLELFIRYALLEKYALEVCDEAIAVTDHDADFIAKFSPLRPKVINHCVSDFSIWNRLETAKFTPINNSVLFLGNFFHPPNVDGIFWYIQNVHPIVKRYIPDYKLLVVGAGKIENLAEKCKDDASIKFTGYVEDIVPEILSSTICISPLISGAGLRGKVNQYSACKKASVNTSIGLKGLPYTHNKDTLMADTPDDFAKGVVKLLSDADFRIFIQTHAYKIAKEHFSWESKIREIESLIS; this is translated from the coding sequence ATGTTAAAGATAGTTAAGAAATTATTTGCCTTCATATTTAAGTTGGGTTTTTTGAAATCGCTTTGGTTTCGTTTGAGCGATTTAATGGCATCTAATGTAAGTTATCATAGTAGACAACATCTTGATTTGAATGCAGTCGTTTTTCAGAGTTATGATGTCTTTGAGCAGTTCATTAAAAAGGTATTCTTCCCAGAGCATAAGAATATTTTATTTAATTTAAAACCCTTTTTTTTAAATCTAATCGGTATCTATTCTAGGGAAGCGAAGAGTCCACTTCAATTGCATAAAGATTTAGTAAGTCTATTGCTTGGAAACGAATCCAAAATTGGGAAGAAATTTTCAATTCCTGATGTGGTGACATCTGATCCAGTGAAGAGAAAGAAGATTCTCTTTGTCTCCAATATGTTTCCTTCTGTGTTACATGGTGGAGGCCTAAGAATCTTCGATATCATTTTCCACCTATCAAAGGATCACGACATCTATTTGCTCTCTAGCTTTTTCCCGGAAAACGATAAAGAATCATTTTCATATATCAAAGATAAGCTCAAAGGCCACTTTTTCTTTCATATTGGAGACATTAAAGTTGAGTATTTTCGAAAATGGGTAAAACAGAATCCCAATGAGATCAAAGATTTTGACGCAATTTTTTTAGAGTATCATAAATCTTTAGATCTACTAGAGACCTTAAGACCTTACGGAAAACGGATCATATTTACTTATATGGAGTGTTTATCGTTATCGTACTATTTAAGGTTCGTGCAAACAGAAAATTGGTCAAAACGTTACTTTGCAGATGATTTAGAATTGTTTATTCGGTATGCCCTGCTTGAGAAGTATGCACTTGAGGTCTGTGACGAAGCCATTGCAGTAACGGACCATGATGCCGATTTTATTGCAAAATTTTCTCCCTTACGTCCCAAGGTAATAAATCATTGCGTTTCCGATTTTTCGATTTGGAATCGATTGGAGACTGCGAAGTTTACACCAATAAATAATTCTGTCTTATTTTTAGGAAATTTCTTTCATCCTCCAAATGTAGACGGAATTTTTTGGTATATACAGAATGTCCATCCAATTGTAAAAAGATATATACCCGATTATAAGCTGTTAGTCGTCGGTGCTGGTAAAATTGAAAACTTAGCTGAAAAATGTAAAGATGATGCGTCTATTAAATTTACAGGTTATGTTGAGGATATCGTTCCAGAGATACTTTCATCCACAATTTGTATCTCACCTCTTATTTCCGGTGCAGGCTTGCGTGGAAAGGTAAACCAATATTCAGCATGCAAAAAAGCTTCGGTCAATACTTCTATAGGATTGAAAGGTCTGCCATATACTCATAATAAGGATACGCTCATGGCCGATACCCCAGATGATTTTGCAAAGGGAGTTGTGAAACTGCTGAGCGATGCTGATTTCAGAATATTTATCCAGACCCATGCATACAAAATCGCGAAAGAACACTTTTCATGGGAGAGTAAAATCCGAGAAATAGAGAGCTTAATTTCGTAA
- the rfbB gene encoding dTDP-glucose 4,6-dehydratase: MPQVILVTGGAGFIGSNFIPYFLETNPETHLINLDLLTYAGKIENLAEIKNHPRYTFVQGDIKDKSLVAKLFSEYDIKGVIHFAAESHVDNSIADPEIFLQTNVIGTFVLIHQAYIHWMEKPFHIKKGYESSRFHHVSTDEVYGSLGETGLFEETTPYAPNSPYSASKAGSDFVVRSYHHTYGMNTIITNCSNNYGPKQHAEKLIPTIMRKSLAEEPIPIYGQGTNVRDWLYVLDHAKGIDLAFRKGRSGETYNIGGRNERNNNYIVNKICEILDKKKPRSNGKSYKDLITYVADRPGHDKRYAIDANKIETELSWKAEENFETGIEKTIDWYLERLK, translated from the coding sequence ATGCCTCAAGTCATATTAGTAACGGGTGGAGCAGGATTCATCGGATCAAATTTTATTCCCTATTTTCTAGAAACTAATCCAGAAACACACCTAATAAATCTGGATCTACTAACCTACGCAGGTAAGATAGAAAATTTAGCTGAAATAAAGAATCATCCCAGATATACTTTTGTGCAAGGCGATATAAAAGATAAATCTCTAGTCGCAAAACTGTTTTCCGAATATGATATCAAAGGTGTGATCCATTTCGCAGCAGAGAGTCATGTCGACAATTCTATTGCAGACCCAGAAATATTTTTACAAACAAACGTTATAGGTACATTTGTTTTGATACACCAGGCCTATATTCATTGGATGGAAAAACCTTTTCATATAAAGAAAGGTTATGAGTCAAGCCGGTTCCACCATGTCTCTACAGATGAGGTTTATGGTAGTTTGGGAGAAACTGGTTTGTTCGAGGAAACTACGCCTTACGCACCAAATTCCCCCTATAGTGCCAGTAAGGCAGGAAGTGATTTTGTTGTGAGAAGTTACCACCACACTTATGGTATGAATACAATAATTACGAATTGTTCCAACAACTATGGACCAAAACAACATGCTGAAAAGTTGATTCCTACCATAATGCGAAAATCCTTAGCTGAAGAACCAATCCCAATCTATGGTCAAGGTACAAACGTTAGAGACTGGCTTTATGTTTTAGATCACGCAAAAGGGATCGATCTTGCTTTCCGAAAAGGACGATCCGGCGAGACATATAACATAGGTGGTCGTAACGAGCGAAACAATAATTATATTGTGAATAAAATATGTGAGATTCTTGATAAAAAGAAACCTCGATCAAATGGAAAGTCATACAAAGATTTGATAACTTATGTAGCTGATCGACCTGGGCATGATAAACGATACGCGATTGATGCAAATAAAATCGAAACAGAGTTAAGCTGGAAAGCAGAAGAGAATTTTGAAACGGGAATTGAAAAGACCATCGATTGGTATTTAGAAAGACTTAAATAA
- a CDS encoding ABC transporter ATP-binding protein, whose protein sequence is MFKLYLSNLDRLKESLNIFGKKYHKEFFALNDINLSIKKGEAVAIIGQNGSGKSTLLKIITGILSPSAGNVSVKGRISSLLELGTGFNPDLTGRENIYFYGTINGIPKDKMSEKINDIIEFADIGKFLDQPVRSYSSGMFVRLAFACAIQIDPEILIVDEALAVGDMRFVQKCFRKMLSFKEREKTLILVTHDMPSVIAFSSRVIWIEDGKIIKDGEPNLVVRDYVSKMSYSQKSNVENSLINVHGDLKIEECESFGEKGAVFTYVHLEFGDRPYDSLTEGNEILRFRLKLKSHSELPNPGIGILLKDEKGYPVFGVNNYVYNRKISPLKNGDEIEVVYEVLLPRLRVGKYSFTIALSDGDQENHVQHHFIHDLITINYISKEDRYKLGSLLILSDDDFRIKVEKK, encoded by the coding sequence ATGTTCAAGTTGTATCTTTCCAACTTGGATAGACTCAAAGAATCCTTAAATATATTTGGTAAAAAATATCACAAAGAATTCTTTGCTTTAAATGATATAAACCTTTCCATCAAAAAGGGAGAAGCCGTTGCCATTATAGGTCAAAATGGTAGTGGTAAATCTACTCTCCTGAAGATTATCACTGGCATACTCTCGCCGAGTGCTGGCAATGTATCCGTAAAAGGACGTATATCCTCTCTTCTTGAACTCGGAACTGGATTTAATCCGGATTTAACAGGCCGAGAAAACATTTATTTTTATGGTACGATAAACGGTATACCGAAAGATAAAATGTCCGAAAAAATAAATGATATTATTGAGTTTGCGGATATCGGAAAGTTCTTAGACCAGCCCGTTCGTTCCTATTCAAGTGGAATGTTTGTTAGATTGGCTTTTGCCTGTGCGATTCAAATAGATCCAGAGATTTTAATTGTAGATGAGGCTCTGGCAGTAGGTGATATGCGATTCGTTCAAAAATGTTTTCGAAAAATGCTTAGTTTCAAGGAGCGTGAGAAAACATTGATCTTAGTTACACATGATATGCCTTCAGTGATCGCCTTTTCATCGCGCGTTATATGGATCGAAGATGGAAAGATAATTAAAGATGGAGAGCCGAACTTAGTTGTAAGAGATTATGTGTCCAAAATGAGTTACTCACAAAAGTCAAATGTTGAGAATTCATTGATAAATGTGCATGGAGATCTTAAAATTGAGGAGTGTGAGTCATTTGGAGAAAAAGGAGCTGTCTTCACTTATGTTCATTTGGAGTTTGGTGATAGACCATACGATAGTCTAACAGAAGGTAATGAAATACTAAGATTTAGATTAAAATTGAAATCGCATAGTGAGCTTCCGAATCCTGGGATAGGTATACTTCTAAAAGATGAAAAAGGATATCCAGTCTTTGGAGTTAACAATTATGTTTACAATAGAAAAATCAGTCCGCTTAAAAATGGTGATGAAATAGAAGTAGTTTATGAAGTATTGCTTCCTCGACTGAGAGTGGGTAAATATAGTTTTACGATAGCTCTATCAGATGGCGACCAGGAAAACCACGTTCAACATCACTTCATACATGATCTAATCACAATCAATTATATTTCCAAAGAGGATAGATACAAATTGGGAAGTTTACTTATACTCTCAGATGATGATTTTAGGATTAAGGTAGAGAAAAAATGA
- a CDS encoding class I SAM-dependent methyltransferase, with product MKYDLTAINIIPKRLVSPESWVKHLPFAYYLMQHVRPGVLVELGVHTGNSFCAFAEAARIFNIDTKFYGVDTFEGEKHAGFYDTSVYDELSHYTKLNFNESVSLLKMRFEEAVHYFTDKSIDVLHIDGLHTYEAVKSDFDTWLPKMKPNGIILFHDTLVRRDEFGVWKLWSEIKDNYYHSYEFSFGHGLGVLFLGEIPFADHLKELDRDLNIQNLFLPAGERNEWHFQFKRCDILYKDLKREHEQLRDVEHVEVRAQRDEAQAVIKELRSRISFKIYYIPFIISAKVKKFFGLK from the coding sequence ATGAAATATGATCTTACAGCTATAAATATTATCCCAAAAAGATTAGTTAGTCCTGAATCATGGGTTAAACATCTACCCTTTGCTTATTATCTGATGCAACACGTCAGACCAGGTGTCCTTGTGGAGCTTGGAGTTCATACAGGAAATTCATTTTGTGCCTTCGCCGAAGCAGCAAGGATCTTTAACATAGATACAAAGTTTTACGGTGTCGATACTTTTGAAGGTGAAAAGCATGCAGGATTTTATGATACTTCCGTTTACGATGAGCTCAGCCATTATACAAAGCTAAACTTCAATGAATCAGTGTCCCTATTGAAAATGAGATTTGAAGAGGCTGTCCATTATTTTACAGACAAATCTATCGATGTGCTTCATATCGATGGTCTGCATACTTATGAGGCGGTAAAATCTGATTTTGATACTTGGTTACCAAAAATGAAACCCAATGGGATCATTTTATTTCATGATACACTTGTGAGAAGAGATGAATTTGGAGTCTGGAAACTTTGGTCCGAAATCAAAGATAATTATTACCATTCCTATGAATTTTCTTTCGGACACGGCTTAGGTGTTCTATTTTTGGGAGAAATACCCTTCGCGGATCATCTAAAAGAATTGGATAGAGATTTGAATATTCAAAATCTTTTTTTGCCAGCTGGTGAACGGAATGAATGGCATTTTCAATTTAAAAGGTGTGACATATTATACAAGGATCTCAAAAGAGAACACGAACAATTAAGGGATGTTGAACATGTCGAGGTAAGGGCCCAAAGAGATGAGGCGCAGGCAGTGATTAAGGAATTAAGAAGTCGCATATCATTTAAGATATACTATATTCCATTTATTATTTCCGCAAAGGTAAAGAAATTTTTCGGACTCAAGTAA
- a CDS encoding glycosyltransferase family 2 protein — translation MSSYYSLKKRKNPNLLSLVIPCYNEEKALPFLRSSLEKVIPTFPCKSEIILINDGSTDRTIEELVKWASSDKKVKIINFARNFGHQIAVTAGMDFATGDAVVIMDADLQDPPEVIWEMLAKYREGFDVVYGKREERVGESWFKLASAWLFYRLMKILVHKDLPLDSGDFRLISRPCLDAIKLMREKHRFLRGMGAWVGFPQTPVIYKRAARSAGETKYPLRKMLTLAMNAAISFSPLPLRLSLSLGIIIAITGFIIGLTAVIKAWMHYSGLYPNLVYNPGWATIVALLCIIGGSILISIGILGEYIARIFEEVKSRPLYIIESTYNFNQRKEKK, via the coding sequence GTGAGTTCTTATTATTCGCTTAAAAAAAGAAAAAATCCTAACTTACTAAGCCTAGTAATTCCTTGTTACAATGAAGAGAAAGCTCTACCTTTTTTAAGGAGTTCTTTAGAGAAAGTAATTCCTACCTTTCCGTGTAAGTCAGAAATAATTTTAATCAATGACGGAAGTACGGATCGTACGATTGAAGAGCTCGTAAAATGGGCATCTAGTGATAAGAAGGTCAAAATAATAAATTTTGCCAGAAATTTTGGACATCAAATTGCTGTTACAGCGGGAATGGATTTTGCTACAGGAGATGCTGTTGTGATCATGGATGCTGACCTCCAGGATCCTCCTGAAGTCATTTGGGAGATGTTGGCAAAATACCGTGAAGGTTTTGATGTAGTTTATGGAAAAAGAGAAGAGAGAGTCGGCGAGTCGTGGTTTAAGTTAGCGAGTGCCTGGTTGTTCTATCGCTTGATGAAGATCCTTGTCCATAAAGATCTTCCACTAGATTCAGGAGACTTCCGTTTGATTTCGAGACCCTGCCTTGATGCAATCAAACTTATGCGCGAAAAACATCGGTTTTTAAGAGGTATGGGCGCATGGGTGGGATTTCCCCAAACACCTGTTATCTACAAACGAGCTGCCAGATCAGCTGGTGAAACCAAATATCCTCTTAGAAAAATGTTGACCCTGGCAATGAATGCTGCTATATCCTTTTCTCCGCTTCCTTTGAGACTTAGTCTATCGCTTGGTATTATAATTGCAATCACCGGCTTTATAATTGGATTAACTGCTGTGATAAAGGCTTGGATGCACTACTCTGGATTATATCCTAATTTAGTCTACAATCCTGGGTGGGCAACAATTGTAGCCCTCTTATGTATTATTGGAGGTTCGATTCTTATCTCCATTGGTATATTAGGTGAATACATCGCAAGGATTTTCGAAGAAGTAAAAAGTCGGCCACTGTATATAATCGAATCTACTTATAATTTTAATCAAAGAAAGGAAAAGAAGTAA